Proteins from a single region of Pseudomonas phenolilytica:
- a CDS encoding exodeoxyribonuclease VII small subunit, whose translation MARKKAALDFEQSLAELQQLVERLESGELSLEDSLTCFEQGIGLTRDCQAALSQAEQKVQILLERDGALQEAPFEPDAQA comes from the coding sequence ATGGCCCGCAAGAAAGCCGCCCTCGACTTCGAACAATCCCTCGCCGAACTGCAGCAACTGGTCGAACGCCTGGAAAGCGGCGAGCTGTCGCTCGAGGACTCGCTGACCTGCTTCGAACAGGGCATCGGCCTGACCCGCGACTGCCAGGCGGCGCTGAGCCAGGCCGAACAGAAGGTGCAGATCCTGCTCGAACGCGACGGCGCGCTGCAGGAAGCGCCCTTCGAGCCGGACGCCCAAGCATGA